In [Limnothrix rosea] IAM M-220, one DNA window encodes the following:
- a CDS encoding nicotinate-nucleotide adenylyltransferase gives MTQIALFGTSADPPTVGHQSILRWLSQNYDHVAVWAADNPFKEHGATIEQRYVMLQMLIDDLDCDKNVILDERLGDRHSLKTVNTAKEIWGTDTEYLLVIGSDLVDQIPRWYRAKDLLKQVTLLIFPRKGYPIQPEALKQLSSLKSRWQKADYTPPPVSSSDYRIAGQSAVVIEAIANYITQENLYPVNQSKT, from the coding sequence ATGACCCAAATAGCTCTCTTCGGTACCAGTGCCGATCCGCCAACCGTTGGCCACCAATCTATTTTGCGGTGGCTCAGCCAAAACTACGACCATGTAGCCGTTTGGGCAGCAGATAACCCCTTTAAAGAGCATGGTGCAACCATTGAACAACGCTACGTCATGTTGCAAATGCTCATCGATGACCTTGACTGTGATAAAAATGTCATACTCGACGAACGACTCGGCGATCGCCACAGCCTCAAAACCGTCAATACAGCCAAAGAAATTTGGGGCACAGACACCGAATACCTACTCGTCATTGGTTCCGATCTCGTCGATCAAATCCCCCGATGGTACCGCGCGAAAGATTTACTCAAGCAAGTCACCCTACTGATTTTTCCGCGTAAAGGCTATCCCATCCAGCCCGAAGCCCTCAAACAACTTTCATCCCTCAAAAGTCGTTGGCAAAAAGCAGACTACACACCGCCCCCCGTTTCATCCAGTGACTACCGCATCGCAGGCCAATCCGCCGTCGTCATTGAGGCGATCGCCAACTACATCACCCAAGAAAACCTGTACCCAGTAAACCAATCAAAAACCTAG
- a CDS encoding phosphate ABC transporter permease: MLIPITREKFDELIPLIASAEQYQYYWGKTEDFLRRALISFVLVVIIFIVGSILGKGAEPIRLIAQIIGGLYWFWSPIYSASVQNARYRRLPYCCFWRGKIFDVYLTEEIVRTQEEVDKLGRLLKVENRERRINIDVGDKQGYLAKIQAPVAPVHRSLKPGQAVELLVLSNNRNLDRNINVTDAYIPRLNLWVGLYPYVRRDVFWDVREQLRYRYGKSKNNPPPRPRPQSRARRPLGF, from the coding sequence ATGTTAATTCCCATTACTCGCGAGAAATTTGACGAACTGATTCCCCTGATTGCGAGTGCAGAACAGTATCAATATTACTGGGGAAAAACAGAGGATTTTTTACGGCGGGCGTTAATTTCTTTTGTGCTCGTCGTGATTATTTTTATTGTGGGTTCAATTTTGGGGAAGGGTGCGGAGCCCATCCGGTTGATTGCTCAGATTATTGGTGGTCTGTACTGGTTTTGGTCGCCTATTTATTCGGCTAGTGTCCAAAATGCTCGCTATCGACGGTTGCCCTACTGTTGTTTTTGGCGGGGCAAAATTTTTGATGTTTATTTGACAGAAGAAATTGTGCGTACCCAAGAGGAAGTGGATAAGTTGGGGCGGCTTTTAAAGGTGGAAAATCGCGAGCGGCGTATCAATATTGATGTGGGCGACAAGCAGGGATATTTAGCAAAAATTCAAGCACCTGTGGCTCCTGTTCATCGGTCTCTGAAACCCGGTCAGGCAGTTGAGCTTTTAGTCCTTTCAAATAATCGTAATTTAGACAGAAATATTAATGTGACAGATGCCTATATTCCGCGTTTGAATTTGTGGGTGGGCTTGTACCCTTATGTGCGGCGGGATGTGTTTTGGGATGTGAGGGAACAGCTCCGCTATCGTTATGGTAAAAGTAAGAATAATCCGCCACCGCGTCCGCGTCCTCAGTCGCGCGCTCGTCGTCCGCTAGGTTTTTGA
- a CDS encoding transposase — MAKSADIGSKRLISLNPDAWVRWIIGAPDLRSGEFLDPQFQWVSRDSDVLLRVTCPNDGDFLLLNELQLRHDSQMPQRIAAYAALAREKFDLPVYPVLINILQPSRNPQIPHCYQSVFKGLQARQDYHVINLWEVDTATVFSQDIASLLPFVPILKNGNAEQPIREAVRRLRQDRDLQELEPLLAFFASFVLEIPLVQQIMRWDMSVLQESPWYEDILKRGQIMGLKEGIEQGIEQEKREVIQRLAQKDFTVQAIAEIMAISEADVLQYLNQDVEESSSN; from the coding sequence ATGGCTAAATCCGCTGACATTGGCAGTAAGCGCCTAATTAGTCTCAACCCCGATGCTTGGGTGCGCTGGATTATTGGAGCTCCAGATCTTCGTTCTGGAGAATTCCTTGATCCTCAATTTCAGTGGGTGAGTCGCGACAGTGATGTCTTGCTACGTGTTACTTGTCCTAATGACGGAGATTTTCTGCTGCTCAATGAGTTGCAGCTACGCCATGACAGTCAGATGCCCCAGCGAATAGCTGCCTATGCTGCCCTTGCTCGAGAAAAATTTGATCTGCCTGTTTATCCTGTGCTGATTAACATTCTCCAACCTTCCCGAAATCCTCAAATTCCGCACTGCTACCAATCGGTATTTAAGGGTCTGCAGGCAAGGCAGGACTATCATGTCATTAACCTCTGGGAAGTAGACACTGCAACAGTTTTCTCACAAGATATTGCTTCTCTACTGCCCTTTGTGCCGATTCTCAAAAATGGTAATGCAGAACAACCTATTCGTGAGGCAGTCCGGCGTTTGCGCCAAGATCGTGATCTACAAGAGTTGGAACCACTCCTCGCATTTTTTGCTAGTTTTGTACTAGAAATTCCCTTAGTTCAACAGATTATGAGGTGGGATATGAGTGTTTTACAGGAATCCCCTTGGTATGAAGATATTCTCAAACGGGGTCAGATAATGGGCTTGAAAGAAGGCATTGAACAGGGCATCGAACAAGAAAAAAGAGAGGTGATTCAACGGTTGGCTCAAAAAGATTTTACGGTTCAGGCGATCGCCGAAATCATGGCTATTTCTGAGGCTGATGTTCTTCAATATTTAAACCAAGATGTTGAAGAATCAAGTTCAAACTAA
- the dapB gene encoding 4-hydroxy-tetrahydrodipicolinate reductase produces the protein MDNANRIPVVINGAAGKMGREVVKAVAAAEDMEIIAAVDKNPSVMGQDVGEVAGCGPLEIPIVNDLEASLVMATQSKIQGVMVDFTHPSGVYANTRAAIAYGVRPVVGTTGLSEEQIEDLKEFAEKASTGALVIPNFSIGVVLLQQASLKAAQYFDHVEIIELHHNQKADAPSGTAIKTAQMMAELGKQFNPAQVEEKEEMAGAKGAVTDDNIRIHSVRLPGLIAHQEMIFGAPGQIYTLRHDTSDRSCYMPGVLLSIRKVTELQTLVYGLENII, from the coding sequence ATGGACAATGCCAATCGAATTCCTGTAGTCATTAATGGCGCGGCCGGCAAGATGGGTCGTGAGGTTGTGAAAGCTGTTGCTGCGGCGGAAGATATGGAGATTATTGCAGCGGTAGATAAAAATCCCAGTGTTATGGGTCAGGATGTTGGTGAGGTTGCAGGCTGTGGGCCTTTAGAGATTCCGATTGTGAATGACCTAGAGGCTTCTCTCGTGATGGCAACTCAGTCGAAAATTCAGGGGGTGATGGTGGATTTCACTCATCCTAGTGGTGTCTATGCTAATACCCGCGCGGCGATCGCCTATGGTGTGCGTCCAGTCGTTGGGACAACGGGTTTAAGCGAAGAACAGATCGAAGACCTGAAAGAGTTTGCCGAAAAAGCCAGTACTGGTGCGTTGGTCATTCCAAATTTTTCCATCGGTGTAGTTTTACTCCAGCAAGCTTCTTTAAAGGCAGCTCAGTATTTTGATCACGTCGAAATCATTGAATTACACCACAACCAAAAGGCTGATGCTCCCAGTGGAACCGCCATCAAAACAGCCCAGATGATGGCAGAGCTCGGCAAGCAATTTAATCCTGCTCAAGTGGAAGAAAAGGAAGAAATGGCGGGTGCGAAAGGCGCTGTCACCGACGATAATATTCGCATCCACAGCGTTCGCCTCCCCGGTTTAATCGCCCACCAAGAAATGATTTTTGGTGCGCCCGGTCAGATTTATACCCTGCGCCATGACACCAGCGATCGCTCTTGCTATATGCCGGGTGTGTTGCTTTCTATTCGTAAGGTGACTGAGTTACAAACCCTTGTCTACGGCTTAGAAAACATTATTTAG
- a CDS encoding adenylosuccinate synthase: protein MANVVVIGAQWGDEGKGKITDLLSKSADVVVRSQGGVNAGHTVVVQGQTFKLHLIPSGILYPDTECIIGSGTVIDPKVLLEEIAQLHKLGVSTDNLFISQTAHVTMPYHRLIDQASEKMRGDRKIGTTGRGIGPTYADKSERIGVRILDLMNLAEDDEKFRWTIEYKNIILEKLYELDPLDADEVIAEYREYAEKLRSHIVDSSLKVAQGVKAKKNVLFEGAQGTLLDIDHGTYPYVTSSNPIAGGACVGAGVGPTIIDRVIGVAKAYTTRVGEGPFPTELEDDIGELLGHIGAEFGTTTGRRRRCGWFDAVIGRYAARINGLDCVAITKLDVLDTLEEIKVCVAYEIDGETCEHFPSNATLFARCKPVYKTMPGWQQPTTECRSLEELPKAALAYLKFLAELMDVPIAIVSLGAGREQTIIVEDPIHGPKRALLDRNGEPVA from the coding sequence TTGGCTAACGTAGTTGTCATTGGTGCCCAATGGGGTGACGAAGGAAAAGGAAAAATCACGGATTTACTCAGTAAGTCCGCCGATGTTGTCGTACGCTCTCAGGGGGGCGTTAATGCAGGACATACTGTCGTTGTGCAGGGACAGACTTTTAAGCTTCATTTAATCCCTTCCGGCATTTTATACCCAGATACAGAATGTATCATTGGCTCCGGTACAGTCATTGATCCGAAAGTGCTTTTAGAAGAAATTGCCCAGCTCCATAAGCTCGGCGTTTCGACAGATAACCTATTTATCTCCCAAACTGCCCATGTGACGATGCCCTACCACAGGCTCATCGACCAAGCCTCGGAAAAAATGCGGGGCGATCGCAAAATTGGCACAACAGGACGTGGCATTGGCCCAACCTACGCCGACAAATCTGAACGTATAGGTGTCCGGATCTTAGATTTGATGAACCTTGCCGAAGATGATGAAAAGTTCCGTTGGACTATCGAATATAAAAACATTATCCTCGAAAAACTTTATGAGCTAGACCCCCTCGACGCTGATGAGGTCATCGCAGAATACCGCGAGTATGCCGAAAAACTGCGTTCTCACATCGTAGACAGCTCCCTAAAAGTTGCCCAAGGCGTAAAAGCCAAAAAAAATGTCCTTTTTGAAGGAGCCCAAGGCACACTCCTCGATATCGACCATGGCACGTATCCTTATGTCACCTCCTCTAACCCTATCGCGGGCGGAGCTTGTGTCGGAGCCGGAGTCGGTCCCACCATTATTGACCGTGTGATCGGTGTCGCGAAAGCCTATACAACTCGCGTTGGAGAAGGGCCTTTCCCCACAGAACTAGAGGACGACATAGGTGAACTCCTCGGTCATATTGGGGCAGAATTCGGTACAACAACCGGCCGTCGTCGCCGTTGCGGTTGGTTTGATGCTGTAATTGGCCGCTATGCCGCGCGTATCAATGGTCTAGACTGTGTTGCGATCACGAAACTGGATGTCTTAGACACCCTTGAAGAAATCAAAGTTTGCGTTGCCTACGAAATTGACGGCGAAACTTGTGAACACTTCCCCAGTAATGCTACATTGTTTGCTCGTTGCAAGCCGGTCTATAAGACGATGCCCGGTTGGCAGCAACCAACGACTGAATGCCGTTCCTTAGAAGAACTACCGAAAGCGGCTTTGGCTTATCTGAAGTTCCTAGCAGAATTAATGGATGTGCCGATCGCCATTGTTTCTCTGGGAGCAGGTCGTGAGCAAACAATTATCGTTGAAGATCCTATCCATGGTCCGAAGCGAGCGTTGTTAGATCGTAACGGTGAGCCTGTTGCCTAA
- the rplY gene encoding 50S ribosomal protein L25, whose translation MSLTIECQPRPEGINPRALRRDGLLPVNVYGHKGADSDVFVVNYKEALNLLKQATPNETVVEVKTPDWSGSAVIREIQSHPWKRNLYHLSFFHTEAA comes from the coding sequence ATGTCTCTAACTATCGAATGTCAGCCTCGTCCTGAAGGCATTAATCCCCGCGCCCTTCGTCGTGATGGCCTTCTTCCTGTTAATGTCTATGGTCATAAAGGTGCTGACTCTGACGTTTTTGTTGTGAACTACAAAGAAGCATTAAATTTACTCAAGCAGGCAACGCCCAATGAAACCGTTGTTGAAGTAAAAACCCCTGACTGGTCTGGCTCTGCTGTCATTCGCGAAATCCAATCCCACCCTTGGAAGCGTAATCTTTATCACCTCAGCTTTTTCCACACTGAAGCTGCATAA
- a CDS encoding aspartate carbamoyltransferase catalytic subunit: MTQATQAWTRRHILSLMDFSVAELDMILQTAVSFRDVLFRRMKKVPALQGQVVTNMFFEPSTRTRSSFELAAKRLSADVMNFSPGSSSLSKGETILDTAKTYLAMGADIMVIRHKQSGVPQAIAQEMDRIKSGVSVLNAGDGLHAHPSQALLDLFTICRVVDPENPRCDLLKGKKIAVVGDIVHSRVARSNIWSLTAAGAEVHLAAPPTLLPEVFQEFTAGSERKLFVHWEIEPAIRDADFVMTLRLQHERMTAHLLPSLREYHQNFGITAERLKLCKPEVKILHPGPVNRGVELASDIMDHPALSLVSEQVTNGVAVRMALLYLIGSSKNN, translated from the coding sequence ATGACACAGGCAACTCAAGCTTGGACAAGACGACATATTCTGTCGCTAATGGATTTTTCGGTGGCTGAGCTGGATATGATTTTGCAGACGGCAGTCAGTTTTCGGGATGTGTTGTTTCGTCGTATGAAGAAGGTGCCAGCGCTGCAAGGTCAGGTTGTCACGAATATGTTTTTTGAACCGTCGACGCGCACGCGCAGCAGTTTTGAGCTAGCGGCAAAGCGTCTGTCGGCGGATGTGATGAATTTTTCGCCCGGTTCGTCCTCCCTCAGCAAGGGTGAAACGATCCTCGACACGGCAAAAACCTATTTGGCGATGGGGGCAGATATTATGGTGATTCGCCACAAACAGTCGGGAGTTCCCCAGGCGATCGCCCAAGAAATGGACAGAATTAAATCCGGTGTCAGTGTTCTTAATGCTGGTGATGGACTTCATGCCCATCCATCCCAAGCGCTGCTTGATTTATTCACAATTTGTCGGGTGGTTGACCCAGAAAATCCCCGCTGCGATTTACTTAAGGGGAAAAAGATTGCGGTTGTAGGCGATATTGTCCATTCGCGGGTAGCGCGCTCAAATATTTGGAGTTTAACAGCGGCAGGGGCTGAGGTTCATTTGGCGGCTCCTCCAACTCTATTACCAGAAGTTTTCCAAGAGTTTACAGCGGGTTCTGAACGAAAGTTATTTGTCCATTGGGAAATTGAACCTGCGATTCGAGATGCTGATTTTGTGATGACTTTGCGGCTACAACATGAACGAATGACAGCTCATCTTTTACCGAGTCTGCGGGAATATCATCAAAATTTTGGGATTACAGCGGAGCGACTTAAGCTCTGTAAACCAGAAGTAAAAATCCTCCATCCAGGTCCGGTTAATCGAGGCGTAGAACTTGCCTCGGACATTATGGATCATCCAGCTTTGAGTCTAGTTTCAGAGCAAGTAACTAATGGTGTCGCTGTTAGAATGGCGCTGCTTTATCTCATTGGCAGTAGTAAAAATAATTAG
- the crtD gene encoding C-3',4' desaturase CrtD, with the protein MTGKTVAVIGAGIGGLTAGALLAKRGYDVTVYEQAAIAGGCASTFKRRGFTFDVGATQVAGLEEGGIHHRIFEELGVDLPEATFCDPACAVFLPGESEPINVWRDRQKWHEERLRQFPKSEKFWALLQTLFDASWKFQSRDPVVPPRNPWDVAKLVQALRLDTLVTVPFTLMTVLDALKLCGVASDKRLKTFLDLQLKLYSQVDTSETALLYGATALAVSQTPQGLFHLQGSMQTLSDRLIEALEKHGGKLLTRHRIKEINLGENQTEITIFNQRKREIFEESFDHVVANTTVQDLKDLVENPPASIFSQSYQKRIKNLPEPSGAFVIYLGVKQAAIPENCPPHLQFLYDPKKAIGENNSLFVSVSKPNDGRAPEGFATIIASSFVNADPWFGEGYDERKEKYTKEAIAHLSSYFELSPENIVVQEAGTPKTFAHFTARKKGFVGGVGQRISTFAPFGLATRTPFKNIWLVGDSVHPGEGTAGVSYSALTAVRQIEACSR; encoded by the coding sequence ATGACAGGTAAAACAGTCGCGGTAATTGGTGCGGGAATTGGCGGTTTGACCGCTGGGGCGTTGTTGGCAAAGCGCGGTTATGACGTGACTGTTTATGAGCAGGCGGCGATCGCCGGCGGTTGTGCTTCGACCTTTAAGCGTCGCGGCTTTACCTTTGATGTGGGCGCAACCCAAGTGGCTGGCTTAGAAGAAGGCGGCATTCACCACAGAATTTTTGAAGAATTAGGCGTGGATTTACCCGAAGCGACTTTTTGTGATCCAGCTTGTGCGGTGTTTTTACCGGGAGAATCTGAGCCGATTAATGTGTGGCGCGATCGCCAAAAATGGCATGAGGAACGTTTACGACAATTTCCGAAGAGCGAAAAATTTTGGGCATTATTGCAGACATTGTTTGATGCCAGTTGGAAGTTCCAATCCCGTGATCCGGTTGTGCCACCCCGCAATCCTTGGGATGTCGCGAAATTGGTACAGGCTTTGCGGCTGGATACCCTAGTAACAGTGCCTTTTACCTTAATGACGGTTTTAGATGCGCTGAAATTATGCGGAGTTGCTTCAGATAAACGCTTAAAAACATTTCTCGATTTACAGCTCAAGCTTTATTCGCAGGTGGATACTTCAGAAACCGCCTTACTTTACGGTGCAACGGCTTTAGCGGTTTCCCAAACACCCCAAGGTTTATTTCACCTCCAAGGCAGTATGCAAACCCTGAGCGATCGCCTCATTGAAGCCCTCGAAAAACATGGCGGTAAATTATTAACTCGTCATCGGATTAAAGAAATTAATCTTGGGGAAAATCAAACTGAAATCACAATTTTCAATCAACGTAAAAGGGAAATTTTTGAAGAGTCTTTTGACCATGTGGTGGCGAATACTACGGTACAAGATTTAAAAGATTTGGTCGAAAATCCTCCCGCTTCAATTTTCAGTCAGAGCTATCAAAAACGAATTAAAAACTTACCCGAACCATCCGGTGCATTCGTCATTTATTTAGGGGTAAAACAGGCAGCTATTCCAGAAAATTGTCCACCCCATCTCCAGTTTCTCTACGATCCGAAAAAAGCAATTGGCGAGAATAATTCTTTGTTTGTTTCTGTTAGCAAACCTAATGATGGTCGCGCTCCGGAAGGTTTTGCCACGATCATTGCGTCGTCTTTTGTTAATGCCGATCCTTGGTTTGGTGAAGGCTATGACGAAAGAAAAGAAAAATATACCAAAGAGGCGATCGCCCACTTGAGTTCTTATTTTGAGTTATCGCCCGAAAATATTGTGGTGCAAGAAGCCGGAACCCCTAAAACCTTCGCCCATTTCACTGCCCGTAAAAAAGGCTTTGTTGGTGGTGTGGGTCAACGTATTTCAACCTTTGCACCCTTTGGTTTAGCGACTCGCACCCCCTTTAAAAATATTTGGCTGGTGGGAGATTCCGTTCATCCCGGCGAAGGGACAGCTGGGGTGAGCTATTCGGCGCTGACTGCTGTGCGGCAAATTGAAGCTTGTTCTCGGTAA
- the recJ gene encoding single-stranded-DNA-specific exonuclease RecJ, which yields MSRLPQQRWRIAASQPEIVAALVEAVGVKPLVAQVLANRNIRTPEQAKIYIQPEVERLPAPLVEFEDLTLSVELLQEAIATETLIAICGDYDADGMTSTALLLRALRHLGANVTYAIPSRMTDGYGINERIVTEFAEAGVGIILTVDNGISAYNPVALARDLGLDVIITDHHDLPEKLPPANAILNPKLIPTMSPYYGLAGVGVAYVLAVSLAQALGKLEGLTSQILELFTLGTIADLAPLTGVNRRWLKRGLKLLPKSDLAGVQALMQMAGVDEKQKQLKPDDIGFRLGPRINAVGRIDDPQKVIELLITEDEGIALERAMQCEQINKERQQMCAQIEEEAIALVEETPIDYRSLRVLVLCKSGWHHGVIGIVASRLLERYGVPVFICTDEEDGHLRGSARGIEEFNIFDGLNYCKDLLGKFGGHKAAGGFSLEKNNLEKFIQKLSEFAHKCLEPEHLKPLVNIDAEATFTDLTPDFYQQIDKLHPWGIGNREPIFWTPNIKVLEQRAIGKNHVKFSLGQTINNQTFSITAIAWRWGDYYPLPRTMDIAYKLKENHWNDQTNLELELVGARPSTTVPSSVNDRLQPSMSKPAQVPESPAASNGGKSFRYNNRVYICHLENQGKTLNIRNDQGKLLAVHKGKRQGKLDEQVVDVTRPPFFQMIKMAIATLENQ from the coding sequence ATGTCGAGACTTCCCCAACAACGTTGGCGTATCGCCGCAAGTCAGCCCGAAATTGTTGCCGCTTTAGTGGAGGCCGTCGGTGTCAAACCCCTAGTGGCACAGGTACTGGCTAATCGTAATATTCGTACCCCTGAGCAAGCCAAAATTTATATCCAACCGGAAGTTGAGCGTTTGCCAGCCCCCCTAGTGGAGTTTGAAGATTTGACCCTGAGTGTTGAATTGCTACAGGAGGCGATCGCCACAGAAACCCTCATTGCAATTTGTGGAGACTATGATGCCGACGGCATGACCAGCACGGCGCTATTGTTGCGGGCATTACGCCATTTGGGAGCTAATGTCACCTATGCCATCCCTAGCCGTATGACCGATGGCTATGGCATTAACGAACGCATTGTCACAGAGTTTGCCGAGGCAGGAGTCGGCATTATTTTAACCGTCGATAATGGCATTTCTGCTTACAATCCTGTCGCTTTAGCAAGGGATTTAGGTCTAGATGTGATCATTACAGATCATCACGATTTACCAGAAAAATTGCCCCCAGCCAATGCCATTTTAAACCCCAAACTTATTCCCACAATGTCACCTTATTACGGTTTAGCAGGGGTGGGAGTTGCCTACGTTTTAGCGGTTTCTTTAGCCCAAGCTTTAGGGAAATTAGAAGGTTTAACCTCCCAAATTTTAGAACTATTTACCCTCGGAACGATCGCCGATCTTGCGCCCTTAACAGGAGTCAATCGTCGCTGGTTAAAACGTGGTTTAAAACTATTACCAAAATCAGATTTAGCCGGTGTACAAGCTTTAATGCAAATGGCCGGCGTAGATGAAAAACAAAAACAATTAAAGCCCGATGATATTGGTTTTCGCTTAGGCCCGCGCATTAACGCAGTCGGTCGTATTGATGATCCACAAAAGGTGATTGAACTATTAATCACTGAAGATGAAGGTATTGCCCTAGAACGGGCGATGCAGTGCGAACAAATCAATAAAGAGCGCCAACAAATGTGTGCTCAAATCGAAGAGGAGGCGATCGCCCTCGTCGAAGAAACTCCCATCGATTATCGTAGTTTGCGCGTATTAGTGCTATGTAAAAGCGGTTGGCACCACGGCGTAATCGGCATTGTGGCATCACGTTTATTAGAAAGATATGGCGTGCCCGTTTTTATTTGCACCGACGAAGAAGACGGACATCTCCGCGGTTCAGCACGGGGCATCGAAGAATTTAATATTTTTGATGGTCTTAATTATTGTAAAGATCTACTGGGGAAATTTGGTGGCCACAAAGCTGCTGGCGGCTTTTCTTTAGAAAAAAATAATCTGGAAAAATTCATTCAAAAGTTAAGTGAGTTTGCCCACAAATGTTTAGAACCTGAACATTTAAAACCCTTAGTGAATATCGATGCCGAAGCAACATTTACCGACCTCACACCCGATTTTTATCAGCAAATAGATAAGCTACATCCTTGGGGCATTGGTAATCGCGAACCTATTTTCTGGACACCGAATATTAAAGTTTTAGAGCAACGGGCAATCGGCAAAAATCATGTGAAATTTTCCCTCGGTCAAACGATTAATAATCAAACATTTTCCATTACGGCGATCGCCTGGCGTTGGGGGGACTATTATCCCCTGCCACGCACCATGGACATCGCCTACAAACTGAAAGAAAATCATTGGAATGATCAAACAAATCTTGAACTCGAACTGGTTGGAGCACGACCAAGTACCACTGTTCCATCGTCTGTAAATGACAGATTACAACCGTCGATGAGTAAGCCCGCACAGGTTCCGGAAAGTCCAGCGGCCAGTAACGGGGGAAAATCGTTCCGCTACAACAATCGCGTCTATATATGCCACCTCGAAAACCAAGGCAAAACCCTCAATATTCGTAATGACCAAGGTAAGCTCCTTGCGGTTCACAAAGGCAAGCGACAGGGCAAACTCGATGAGCAGGTTGTAGATGTGACTCGACCACCTTTTTTTCAGATGATAAAAATGGCGATCGCCACCCTAGAAAACCAATAA
- the psb30 gene encoding photosystem II reaction center protein Ycf12/Psb30 — translation MDFITGFFGSINFEVIFQLTFVSLILISGPVIIFLLAARGGDM, via the coding sequence ATGGATTTTATCACAGGTTTTTTTGGCAGTATCAATTTTGAAGTGATTTTTCAATTGACTTTTGTCTCTTTGATTCTCATTTCTGGCCCTGTCATTATTTTTCTATTGGCGGCCCGCGGCGGCGATATGTAA
- a CDS encoding YkgJ family cysteine cluster protein encodes MATWQCIKNCGACCHLEPSERPDLEDYLTPEQLVQYMSMVGEDGWCINYDKDNRKCLIYAERPRFCRVLPETFDEMFEVSKDELQQFAIDCCVEHIESIYGDESSEMERYVTKVVKANS; translated from the coding sequence ATGGCGACTTGGCAGTGTATTAAAAATTGTGGGGCTTGTTGCCATCTAGAACCGAGCGAACGCCCCGATCTTGAAGATTATCTTACCCCGGAACAGCTAGTTCAATATATGTCGATGGTGGGCGAAGACGGCTGGTGCATTAATTACGATAAAGACAACCGTAAGTGCTTGATTTATGCAGAAAGACCGCGATTTTGTCGGGTTTTGCCAGAAACCTTTGACGAAATGTTTGAGGTCTCTAAGGATGAGTTACAACAATTTGCCATTGACTGTTGTGTGGAACATATTGAAAGTATCTATGGCGATGAGAGCTCAGAAATGGAACGGTATGTCACGAAAGTCGTGAAGGCGAACTCTTGA
- a CDS encoding inositol monophosphatase family protein produces MTNLYRSTIIATEHQVFEKGIRDFALDKDHHIENTLQALLTELTPEIPVLGEETFSERTILPAQFWIIGPIDGTVNFSRQLPLFGVTIALIWAHQAILAQKSRKK; encoded by the coding sequence ATTACAAATCTCTACCGCTCAACCATTATCGCCACAGAACACCAAGTTTTCGAAAAAGGCATAAGGGATTTTGCCCTAGACAAAGATCATCATATCGAGAACACCCTGCAGGCTTTACTGACAGAGCTAACGCCAGAGATTCCGGTTTTAGGAGAAGAAACGTTTTCCGAACGTACGATTTTGCCAGCGCAATTCTGGATCATTGGCCCCATCGATGGCACAGTAAATTTTTCGCGACAACTGCCCCTATTCGGGGTAACCATTGCCTTAATTTGGGCGCATCAGGCAATCTTGGCACAAAAATCACGAAAAAAGTAG